One Vicugna pacos chromosome 33, VicPac4, whole genome shotgun sequence genomic region harbors:
- the LOC140691107 gene encoding uncharacterized protein isoform X1, giving the protein MQLALGSGLQPRRAEKGEAAQRSADWKRNAEPGRRGRRTISPAGSGGGVETPVRRFRAPSSTRAPGLQTVGGASDHHPKEAGRKWTFISPSQTGSLCKPLRGTTFLASPTGKNWFIKQDFLYFKSRYSLRTRELVTQSRAEVGLGRLQQKALMPDQPSLCRRTKAPCPLSTTALISVLHLIHWRASRPSTAAPPSSSSFFVPCAPSSG; this is encoded by the exons ATGCAGCTCGCTCTGGGCAGCGGGCTCCAGCCCCGCCGGGCCGAGAAGGGAGAGGCCGCCCAACGATCAGCGGATTGGAAGAGAAACGCAGAGCCAGGGAGGCGGGGTAGGAGGACGATCTCTCCCGCGGGGTCGGGCGGCGGAGTGGAGACCCCAGTCCGGCGCTTCAGAGCTCCCAGCTCAACCCGCGCCCCCGGGCTCCAAACAGTGGGGGGCGCCTCAG ATCACCACCCGAAAGAGGCCGGGAGGAAGTGgacattcatctcaccctctcaaacagGATCCttgtgcaagcctttgagagggaccacTTTCCTGGCATCGCCCACAGGGAAGAATTGGTTCATCAAACAGGACTTCCTGTACTTCAAATCCAG GTATAGTTTAAGAACCAGAGAGCTCGTcacccagagcagagcagaggtggGCCTGGGAAGGCTGCAGCAGAAGGCCCTGATGCCAGACCAGCCCTCACTGTGCCGTCGGACCAAAGCCCCCTGCCCACTGTCCACGACAGCGCTCATCAGTGTCCTCCATCTGATCCACTGGAGAGCATCCCGTCCTTCTACAGCAGCCCCTCCTTCGTCatccagcttctttgtgccttgtgctcccTCTAGTGGCTGA